A part of Salmo salar chromosome ssa18, Ssal_v3.1, whole genome shotgun sequence genomic DNA contains:
- the LOC106576967 gene encoding arylsulfatase I — MVMRGAVESGFPLLGVAVLGFLCCMRGGQTQDDSGFGGIPGTMPPHLIFILADDQGYGDVGYHGSDIHTPVLDQLAGEGVKLENYYVQPICSPSRSQLMTGRYQIHTGLQHSIIRARQPLCLPPDAPTLAERLQEAGYSTHMVGKWHLGFCRPGCLPTGRGFQSFLGSLTGSGDHFSYQSCDQAEACGFDLHDGERPAWEMSGNYSTTLYIERVKKILRAHDPRKPLFLYLALQAVHTPLQAPNHFLQRYSALDNRPRRHYAAMVSCVDEGVGALVQELRTRGLYQNSVLVYSSDNGGQPLSGGCNWPLRGGKGTYWEGGVRAVGFVHSPLLKRKGKVSKALIHVSDWYPTLLSLAGAPEKDRGQLDGHNVWGAISQGLPCPRTEILFNIDPVSRRPGEADSRTLALNGFGIWDTALRAAIRAGDWKLLTGNVGDGDWVPPQTLPGGPHQWQGMEKRRDQRGKSVWLFNITADPYERSDLADARPEVVKILLARLAEYNQTAVPPRNPPDDHMADPQLHGGVWTPWLGEPGSEGPEGSGEGGKGKGKSSKMRHCKVCKLKALFKKVGSRMQRSSLFF, encoded by the exons ATGGTTATGAGAGGGGCAGTTGAGTCAGGCTTCCCCCTGCTCGGAGTGGCCGTACTAGGCTTTCTCTGCTGCATGCGAGGGGGTCAGACCCAGGATGACTCGGGCTTTGGGGGGATCCCAGGCACCATGCCTCCCCACCTCATCTTCATCCTGGCGGATGACCAGGGCTATGGGGACGTGGGCTACCATGGCTCGGACATCCACACTCCGGTCctggaccagctggctggagaagGGGTGAAGCTGGAGAACTACTATGTCCAGCCGATCTGCTCACCCTCACGCAGCCAGCTTATGACCGGGCG GTACCAGATTCACACGGGCCTCCAGCATTCTATCATCCGGGCACGCCAGCCGCTGTGCCTGCCCCCGGATGCGCCCACCCTGGCTGAGCGGCTGCAGGAAGCGGGCTACAGCACCCACATGGTAGGAAAGTGGCACCTGGGCTTCTGCCGGCCGGGCTGCCTGCCCACGGGCCGCGGCTTCCAGAGCTTCCTGGGCTCCCTGACTGGCAGCGGTGACCACTTCTCCTACCAGAGCTGTGACCAGGCTGAGGCCTGCGGCTTCGACCTGCACGATGGGGAGAGACCAGCCTGGGAGATGAGCGGTAACTACTCCACAACGCTCTACATAGAAAG GGTTAAGAAGATCCTGAGGGCCCATGACCCTCGGAAGCCCCTTTTCCTGTACCTGGCCCTCCAGGCTGTCCACACACCCCTCCAGGCACCAAACCACTTTCTGCAACGCTACAGTGCCCTGGACAACCGCCCGCGACGACACTACGCAGCCATGGTGAGCTGTGTTGACGAGGGTGTGGGGGCGCTGGTGCAGGAGCTGAGGACTCGTGGCCTCTACCAGAACTCTGTCCTGGTCTACTCCTCAGACAACGGGGGCCAGCCCCTCTCTGGGGGCTGCAACTGGCCCCTGCGTGGGGGGAAGGGCACGTACTGGGAGGGGGGAGTACGGGCGGTGGGTTTCGTCCATAGCCCACTCCTGAAGAGGAAAGGAAAGGTGAGCAAGGCGCTGATCCATGTTTCTGACTGGTACCCAACCCTGCTGTCTCTGGCGGGGGCACCGGAGAAGGACCGAGGCCAGCTGGACGGCCACAATGTGTGGGGGGCcatcagccaggggctgccttgCCCCCGCACTGAGATCCTGTTCAACATCGACCCGGTATCCCGACGGCCTGGGGAGGCAGACTCCAGGACCCTGGCCCTTAACGGCTTTGGCATCTGGGACACGGCATTGCGGGCGGCAATCCGGGCCGGGGACTGGAAGTTGCTGACGGGAAATGTGGGTGATGGGGACTGGGTGCCCCCTCAGACCCTGCCCGGGGGGCCCCATCAGTGGCAGGGCATGGAGAAACGTCGGGATCAGAGGGGGAAGTCTGTGTGGCTTTTCAACATCACCGCTGACCCTTATGAGAGGTCAGACCTAGCCGATGCAAGGCCTGAGGTGGTCAAAATACTGCTGGCCAGGCTGGCCGAGTACAACCAGACGGCCGTGCCGCCCCGAAACCCCCCCGATGACCACATGGCGGACCCCCAGCTCCATGGGGGGGTGTGGACACCGTGGCTGGGTGAGCCAGGCAGCGAGGGGCCAGAGGGCagcggggagggagggaaagggaaggggaagAGTAGTAAAATGAGGCACTGTAAGGTGTGCAAACTGAAAGCCCTCTTTAAGAAGGTGGGCTCCCGGATGCAGAGGTCCTCTCTCTTCTTTTAG